The Alkalihalophilus pseudofirmus nucleotide sequence TGCCGTATCAATGCTTCGATACCCTGCTTTAATCGCTTTAATAACTGCTTGTTCTACTTCAGCTCCGTCTTCAGCTTTGTACACCCCTAGACCAAGCCACGGCATTTTCACTCCATTATTGAGTGTTGCGTACGCTGTACTTGCATTCATAACTATCAGCTCCTTTTCAAATTAATTATTCTCAACTAAGATTTATACCATTTGGACAGGAGAATTAAAAAAATGATCGTTGTAACGCTTAATGCGAGAACCATTAAATGGGCATCCATCATTCGGTTCGCTTGAACAGCATCATAAATGGCAATGGACAAGGTTTGCGTCTTTCCGGGGATATTCCCTGCGACCATAATCGTCGCACCAAACTCCCCCATCGCCCTCGCAAACCCTAATACAAGACCTGCTAAAATCCCTTTATAAGCGAGCGGTGCAATAATATACCGTAGTAATTGAAGGCCATGAGCACCGTCTAGTTTTGCTGCATCAAGTACCGATGTGGAAATGGACTCAAACGATGCCTGTATCGGGCGGATTAAGAGCGGAAGGGCCGCAATAGCAGCTGCAATAACCGCCGCTTTCCATGTAAAAACAATCGGTTCCCCTGTTAACCCTTCTACCCACTGACCTATGAAGCTGTTCCTGCCAAGCGAGATAAGTAAATAGTATCCAAGGACGGTTGGAGGAACGATTAAAGGAATCGTAACTAACACAGAAAGCAGTCTTGTAAGCCTGGTTTTATGAAAAGCAAACCACCAAGCAAGCAACATTCCAATGACGAACGCAAACGCGGTGGCGATCATTGATATTCGAAGCGATAACAGTAAAGGTGTTAAGATCGTCTCCATTACGGCAGGTCAAACCCGTATTTCACTAAAATTTCTTGTCCGCGTTTTCCTGTTAAATACTCGATGAATTGCTTACTTTCTTCCTCCTTAGATGAAACAGCTGGAATTCCCAGTGCCTGAATAATCGGCTCATGTGCAGCCTCATCAACAAGTTGATACTCATAATCTGTATCACTTACTAAAGCCAAGGCTACCATACCAACATCAGCATTACCTGACTCAACATATTGATAGGCTTGTCTAATATTTTCCGCATAGACGAGCTTTTCTTCTATCTGCTCCCAAATTCCCCATGACTCTAATGTCTCTTTAGCTGCCTTTCCGTAAGGCGCGTGTTCAGGGTTAGCAATCGCAATGGTCCCTACCTCATCGCTTAAAAGATATTGCTGCGCTTGCCCGCTTTCTAATAAGAGACTTTCCTCTTCATACATCAATACATTACGGCCAATGGCATAATAGTGTTTTGAATCAGCCAGTATTGCTTCTTGCTCAATCAACTCATCAATATACGATTCATGTGCAGCTAAAAACAAATCATAAGGCGCACCCTCGTTGATTTGCTGAGTAATCAATCCAGTAGAACCAAACGTAAACTCAAGA carries:
- the modB gene encoding molybdate ABC transporter permease subunit; the encoded protein is METILTPLLLSLRISMIATAFAFVIGMLLAWWFAFHKTRLTRLLSVLVTIPLIVPPTVLGYYLLISLGRNSFIGQWVEGLTGEPIVFTWKAAVIAAAIAALPLLIRPIQASFESISTSVLDAAKLDGAHGLQLLRYIIAPLAYKGILAGLVLGFARAMGEFGATIMVAGNIPGKTQTLSIAIYDAVQANRMMDAHLMVLALSVTTIIFLILLSKWYKS
- the modA gene encoding molybdate ABC transporter substrate-binding protein, with amino-acid sequence MINKLIGTLFILHVFILTGCTNANDEDEPLYIAAASDLYHALTEAGEEFTNETGIPLEFTFGSTGLITQQINEGAPYDLFLAAHESYIDELIEQEAILADSKHYYAIGRNVLMYEEESLLLESGQAQQYLLSDEVGTIAIANPEHAPYGKAAKETLESWGIWEQIEEKLVYAENIRQAYQYVESGNADVGMVALALVSDTDYEYQLVDEAAHEPIIQALGIPAVSSKEEESKQFIEYLTGKRGQEILVKYGFDLP